In the Cryptosporangium aurantiacum genome, one interval contains:
- a CDS encoding potassium/proton antiporter produces MDALDLYLLGGAAVLLAAVVAVRVASRVGMPGLLAFLLVGLALGESGLGIRFDDEELTQLVGFAALAVILAEGGLTTRWQDIRPVIGLSTVLSTVGVLVSVAAVAVCAHLALGFDWRLGILIGAVVSSTDAAAVFSVLRRLPLRRRLSATLEAESGFNDPPTVILVTVVASDAWETASGWEIGGLVVYELVAGALIGLLVGFVGQWLLNRIALPASGLYPVSAIAIPLFAFGGAGMLHASGFLAVYVGGLVLGNASLPHRNATLGFAEGLAWVAQIGLFVMLGLLASPTRLDDALVPALVVGVALLLVGRPLSVLISASAFRLPWREQTFLSWAGLRGAVPIVLATIPAVAPIWGRARLFDVVFLLVLMFTVVQAPTLPWVARRLRVAAPDEARDIVVEAAPLDELRAELLAVTIPPRSRLAGVWVTDLRLPDGAVVTLLVRDGRSTVPDQHTRFRVGDQFLVVTTTADRRATERRLRAVSRAGQLARWWGEHGGDVPARRTHEHG; encoded by the coding sequence ATGGATGCGCTCGATCTCTACCTCCTCGGCGGCGCTGCGGTGCTGCTCGCCGCGGTCGTCGCGGTCCGAGTCGCGTCCCGGGTGGGCATGCCCGGTCTGCTCGCCTTCCTGCTGGTCGGGCTCGCGCTGGGGGAGTCCGGACTCGGCATCCGGTTCGACGACGAGGAGCTGACCCAGCTCGTGGGGTTCGCCGCGCTCGCGGTGATCCTCGCCGAGGGCGGCCTGACCACCCGCTGGCAGGACATCCGTCCGGTGATCGGGCTGTCCACCGTGCTGTCGACGGTGGGCGTGCTGGTCAGCGTCGCCGCGGTCGCGGTCTGCGCGCACCTGGCACTCGGCTTCGACTGGCGGCTGGGCATCCTGATCGGCGCGGTGGTGTCGTCGACCGACGCGGCCGCGGTGTTCTCCGTCCTCCGGCGCTTGCCGCTGCGACGCAGGCTCAGCGCGACGCTGGAGGCCGAGTCCGGCTTCAACGACCCGCCGACCGTGATCCTGGTGACCGTCGTCGCGTCGGACGCCTGGGAGACCGCGTCCGGGTGGGAGATCGGCGGGCTGGTCGTCTACGAGCTCGTCGCGGGTGCGCTGATCGGGCTGCTCGTGGGTTTTGTCGGACAGTGGCTGCTGAACCGGATCGCGCTGCCGGCGTCCGGGCTGTACCCGGTCAGCGCGATCGCGATCCCGCTGTTCGCGTTCGGGGGCGCCGGGATGCTGCACGCGAGCGGGTTCCTCGCGGTCTACGTCGGCGGGCTGGTGCTGGGCAACGCGTCGCTGCCGCACCGTAACGCCACCCTCGGCTTCGCCGAGGGTCTTGCCTGGGTGGCCCAGATCGGGTTGTTCGTGATGCTCGGGTTGCTCGCCAGCCCGACACGTCTGGACGACGCCCTGGTGCCCGCGCTCGTGGTGGGCGTCGCACTGCTGCTGGTCGGACGTCCGCTCTCGGTGCTGATCTCGGCATCGGCGTTCCGATTGCCGTGGCGGGAACAGACGTTCCTGTCCTGGGCCGGGTTGCGCGGCGCGGTGCCGATCGTGCTCGCGACGATCCCGGCGGTGGCGCCGATCTGGGGTCGCGCCCGGCTGTTCGACGTCGTCTTCCTGCTGGTCCTGATGTTCACCGTGGTGCAGGCGCCGACGCTGCCCTGGGTGGCCAGACGGCTGCGGGTGGCCGCTCCGGACGAGGCCAGGGACATCGTCGTCGAGGCCGCACCGCTCGACGAACTGCGCGCCGAGCTGCTCGCGGTCACGATCCCGCCGCGGTCCCGTCTCGCGGGCGTCTGGGTGACCGACCTGCGGCTGCCCGACGGCGCGGTGGTGACGCTGCTCGTGCGCGACGGCCGCAGCACGGTGCCCGATCAGCACACCCGGTTCCGGGTCGGCGACCAATTCCTCGTCGTGACGACGACGGCCGACCGGCGGGCCACCGAGCGTCGGCTCCGGGCGGTCAGCCGCGCCGGGCAACTGGCCCGCTGGTGGGGCGAGCACGGCGGTGACGTGCCTGCCCGGCGTACACACGAGCATGGTTGA
- a CDS encoding GNAT family N-acetyltransferase, translating to MTASLPSDDVAAADMVLFRTSPPTAPGPALDLLRRCAPEMLGDVTDARLYLLVDVAAEDPHQALAAALVVPGSTPERARMVALAVEPSRRRRGLATRLLSDVRRSLQAGGEILEFCTNADDALTKMLRRLGFAEDPDVVNDGYSHRSVGRPVLWRSRET from the coding sequence GTGACCGCCTCCTTGCCCTCCGACGATGTGGCAGCCGCGGACATGGTCCTCTTCCGGACCTCGCCACCGACGGCGCCGGGGCCTGCCCTCGACCTGCTGCGGCGGTGCGCTCCCGAGATGCTGGGCGACGTCACGGACGCCCGCCTGTATCTACTGGTCGACGTCGCCGCCGAAGACCCGCACCAGGCGCTGGCCGCTGCGCTGGTCGTCCCCGGCAGTACCCCGGAACGAGCCCGGATGGTCGCGCTCGCGGTCGAACCGTCCCGGCGCCGGCGCGGCCTGGCCACCAGGCTGCTCAGCGACGTACGACGGTCGCTGCAGGCCGGGGGCGAAATCCTGGAGTTCTGCACCAACGCCGACGACGCGCTGACGAAGATGTTGCGGAGACTCGGCTTCGCGGAGGATCCCGACGTGGTGAACGACGGTTACTCTCACCGTTCGGTGGGGCGCCCGGTGCTGTGGAGGTCCCGGGAGACCTGA
- a CDS encoding FAD-binding oxidoreductase: MTIGATATREAAGSVGADLTRLVRGQVLSPGDTGWEVARRPWNLQVKQEVRAVVVAEDAEDVAATVRYANQYGLSVAAQPVGHGATTALRDTILLRTGALRGVDVDPVARTARVAAGAGWADVLGRAGAHGLTGLAGSSTGPSVVGFTLGGGLSWFGRKYGFTANAVRSAEVVDANGDRYRVDATRDPELFWALRGGGGDFALVTELEFDLFPAPLLYGGRLLWPAERAAEVLEAYRETVAIAPEELSLWYTLLRFPPIPELPEFLRGRAMVAVDATYLGGLANGRELLSRLLAVPGTLLDTVGALQVADLGSVAAEPVDPVPAMEYAALLPELDDDAADTLLGVAGPHSGSPLNTVQLRHLGGALARPTIGGGAVGHLEEKFSLTGIGMPMGPGMAEQIEAHQALMADAFAPHASGRIFFTFLGSEESPVAAFPPDVLARLRDVKRRRDPHGVIRSNHPVLR; encoded by the coding sequence ATGACCATCGGCGCGACGGCGACCAGGGAAGCGGCCGGCAGCGTCGGCGCGGACCTGACCCGCCTGGTGCGCGGACAGGTGCTCTCGCCGGGTGACACCGGGTGGGAGGTGGCCCGGCGTCCGTGGAACCTTCAGGTGAAGCAGGAAGTCCGGGCGGTCGTCGTCGCCGAGGACGCGGAGGACGTCGCCGCCACCGTGCGGTACGCGAACCAGTACGGGCTGTCGGTCGCCGCGCAGCCGGTCGGCCACGGCGCGACCACTGCCCTCCGCGACACGATCCTGCTCCGCACCGGCGCGCTGCGCGGCGTCGACGTCGACCCGGTGGCGCGGACGGCCCGGGTGGCCGCGGGCGCCGGTTGGGCGGACGTCCTCGGCCGGGCGGGTGCGCACGGGCTCACCGGTCTCGCGGGCAGCTCCACCGGCCCCAGCGTCGTCGGGTTCACGCTCGGCGGTGGGCTGTCGTGGTTCGGCCGCAAGTACGGCTTCACGGCCAACGCGGTGCGGTCCGCGGAGGTCGTGGACGCGAACGGCGACCGGTACCGGGTGGACGCCACCCGCGACCCGGAGCTGTTCTGGGCGCTCCGCGGTGGCGGTGGTGACTTCGCGCTCGTCACCGAGCTGGAGTTCGACCTCTTCCCGGCGCCGCTGCTCTACGGTGGCCGGCTGCTCTGGCCGGCCGAGCGCGCCGCCGAGGTGCTCGAGGCGTACCGGGAGACCGTGGCGATCGCGCCGGAGGAGCTGAGCCTCTGGTACACGCTGCTGCGCTTCCCGCCGATCCCGGAGCTGCCGGAGTTCCTGCGGGGCCGCGCGATGGTGGCGGTGGACGCGACCTACCTCGGTGGGCTGGCGAACGGCCGGGAGCTCCTCTCGCGGCTGCTCGCGGTGCCGGGGACGCTGCTCGACACGGTCGGCGCGCTGCAGGTCGCCGACCTCGGGTCGGTGGCCGCCGAGCCGGTCGACCCGGTGCCGGCGATGGAGTACGCGGCGCTGCTGCCCGAGCTCGACGACGACGCGGCTGACACGCTGCTCGGCGTGGCGGGGCCGCACAGCGGTTCGCCGCTGAACACGGTGCAGCTACGGCACCTCGGCGGCGCGCTCGCGCGGCCGACCATCGGCGGTGGTGCGGTGGGGCACCTCGAGGAGAAGTTCAGCCTGACCGGGATCGGCATGCCGATGGGGCCCGGCATGGCCGAGCAGATCGAGGCGCACCAGGCGCTGATGGCGGACGCGTTCGCCCCGCACGCCAGCGGACGGATCTTCTTCACGTTCCTCGGCTCGGAGGAGAGCCCGGTCGCGGCGTTCCCGCCGGATGTGCTCGCCCGGTTGCGGGACGTCAAGCGGCGGCGCGACCCGCACGGCGTCATCCGGAGCAATCACCCCGTGCTCCGATAA
- a CDS encoding transglycosylase domain-containing protein, with the protein MESRGKDKRAQLFAIALCGLLAGVVIAAAAFPAVAVTGLTAKSASDEFENLPSDLATPPLPQTSYLLAADGSPITSFYAENRVPVPISEVPQMMQDAMVAAEDARFYQHNGVDMQGIIRAFVRNQQAGDIQQGASTLTQQYVRNVLSYAADTPAERRLATEDTVGRKVREARYAVALEKQLTKQQILERYLNISFYGNGGYGLGSAAQRYFSKAPKDLTLAEAAMLAGMVRSPSTYDPISGDADAARARRNYVLSRMADLGYITRVEANEAAATKLELHPRKPQGSCVNGDPSYGFYCDWFLDWWKSNPAFGRNRTEREQNLKTGGYKIVTALDPATQRAAQKAVDEEVRRTSNFATGVVVVQPGTGRVTAMAINRTYSLKKNPAGGSAPNTVNPLLTGTNVSPGYQAGSTFKLFTLAAAIEKGLPLGTKIYSAGRIKTQFRNASGPVACDGDYWCPKNASGRMSGTHTMWSGFGESVNTFFVQLEERIGVKAAVNMAERLGVTFRSSKDYDQRNAVQTNPKAWGSFTLGTALVTPLDMATAYATIAARGKRCDPTPLLSLADRNGRQIAFGNPTCKQVLAPDIADAVADAARCPVGDDAASGCSRRNGVTAGRVGGAFVRPIAGKTGTTDDNKAAWFVGFTPNLAAAVFYSDPDNPNVRPVPNYRVPATVFIKTMQTALSTVAPKGFVAPTSFRKWGADGSPPTLKSDPSVGGGPADPDQERRERDRRSPTPRPGEDDEDPDEEDGGRTTTPPTPGD; encoded by the coding sequence ATGGAATCGCGGGGGAAAGACAAGAGGGCCCAGCTGTTCGCGATCGCCCTCTGTGGACTGTTGGCCGGCGTCGTCATCGCGGCAGCAGCTTTCCCGGCCGTCGCGGTCACCGGCCTGACCGCCAAATCCGCGTCCGACGAGTTCGAGAACCTTCCCAGCGACCTGGCGACCCCGCCGCTCCCGCAGACGTCCTACCTGCTGGCCGCCGACGGTTCACCGATCACGTCGTTCTACGCCGAGAACCGTGTTCCGGTGCCGATCAGCGAGGTCCCGCAGATGATGCAGGACGCGATGGTCGCCGCCGAGGACGCGCGGTTCTACCAGCACAACGGCGTCGACATGCAGGGCATCATCCGGGCGTTCGTCCGCAACCAGCAGGCCGGAGACATCCAGCAGGGCGCATCGACGCTGACCCAGCAGTACGTCCGTAACGTGCTGTCGTACGCCGCGGACACGCCCGCTGAGCGTCGGCTCGCGACCGAGGACACGGTGGGCCGGAAGGTCCGCGAGGCGCGATACGCGGTGGCGCTGGAGAAGCAGCTGACCAAGCAGCAGATCCTGGAGCGCTACCTCAACATCTCGTTCTACGGAAACGGTGGCTACGGCCTCGGGTCGGCTGCCCAGCGGTACTTCTCGAAGGCGCCCAAGGACCTGACGCTCGCCGAGGCCGCGATGCTGGCCGGGATGGTCCGCAGCCCGTCGACGTACGACCCGATCAGCGGCGACGCCGACGCGGCCCGCGCCCGCCGGAACTACGTCCTGTCCCGGATGGCCGACCTCGGCTACATCACGCGGGTCGAGGCCAACGAGGCCGCCGCGACCAAGCTGGAACTCCACCCGCGCAAGCCGCAGGGCTCCTGCGTCAACGGCGACCCGTCGTACGGCTTCTACTGCGACTGGTTCCTCGACTGGTGGAAGTCGAACCCGGCGTTCGGCCGCAACCGCACCGAGCGCGAGCAGAACCTGAAGACCGGCGGCTACAAGATCGTCACCGCGCTCGACCCGGCCACCCAGCGCGCCGCGCAGAAGGCCGTCGACGAGGAGGTCCGGCGGACGAGCAACTTCGCCACCGGCGTCGTCGTCGTCCAGCCCGGCACCGGGCGGGTCACCGCGATGGCGATCAACCGCACGTACAGCCTGAAGAAGAACCCGGCGGGCGGGTCCGCGCCGAACACGGTGAACCCGCTGCTCACCGGCACCAACGTCTCCCCCGGCTACCAGGCCGGTTCGACGTTCAAGCTGTTCACGCTCGCCGCCGCGATCGAGAAAGGGCTGCCGCTCGGCACGAAGATCTACTCGGCCGGCCGGATCAAGACCCAGTTCCGCAACGCCAGCGGCCCGGTCGCGTGCGACGGCGACTACTGGTGCCCGAAGAACGCCAGCGGACGAATGTCCGGCACCCACACGATGTGGTCGGGCTTCGGGGAGTCCGTCAACACGTTCTTCGTCCAGCTCGAGGAACGGATCGGCGTCAAGGCCGCGGTCAACATGGCCGAACGGCTCGGCGTGACGTTCCGCTCCAGCAAGGACTACGACCAGCGGAACGCCGTGCAGACCAACCCCAAGGCCTGGGGCTCGTTCACGCTCGGCACCGCGCTGGTCACCCCGCTGGACATGGCGACTGCCTACGCGACGATCGCCGCGCGCGGTAAACGCTGCGATCCGACCCCGCTGCTCTCGCTCGCCGATCGGAACGGCAGGCAGATCGCGTTCGGGAACCCGACCTGTAAACAGGTGCTCGCCCCCGACATCGCGGACGCGGTGGCGGACGCCGCCCGCTGCCCGGTCGGCGACGACGCGGCGAGCGGATGCTCCCGCCGGAACGGGGTGACCGCGGGCCGGGTGGGCGGCGCGTTCGTCCGGCCGATCGCCGGCAAGACCGGTACGACCGACGACAATAAGGCCGCGTGGTTCGTCGGCTTCACGCCGAACCTGGCCGCGGCGGTGTTCTACTCCGATCCGGACAACCCGAACGTCCGCCCGGTGCCCAACTACCGGGTGCCCGCGACCGTGTTCATCAAGACGATGCAGACCGCGTTGAGCACGGTGGCCCCGAAGGGCTTCGTCGCCCCGACCAGCTTCCGGAAGTGGGGCGCGGACGGCTCGCCGCCGACGTTGAAGAGCGATCCGAGCGTGGGTGGCGGACCGGCCGACCCGGACCAGGAACGGCGGGAACGCGACCGGCGCTCGCCGACTCCACGCCCAGGTGAGGACGACGAGGATCCCGACGAGGAGGACGGCGGGAGAACCACCACCCCGCCGACACCCGGCGACTGA
- a CDS encoding sulfotransferase family protein encodes MTLPDFLVIGVPKAGTTALHAALVHHPELYLSKVKEPKYFLSEGPPPAQGGPGDAQTYQEHVWKRADYEALFAPAPPGTLTGEATPFYLYDLDAQARIKRTVPDAKLIVVLRNPVDRAHSNWYHLWAAGLESERDFVTACELEPERKAAGWAHFWHYLGQGRYGEQLQHLYTLFDEEQVLLMRYRDLRDEPVEALDRVCAFLGVRTGILDAVPSENVTPYVPDTPVNAVLRTLLRTGGRLGQHFPVPLRLAARGPLLTALHRQTGPRPRLTLHERATILPYFHEDIVLLEKVTGESFQDWLDVENPPPAHRRR; translated from the coding sequence GTGACGCTGCCCGACTTCCTCGTTATCGGCGTGCCCAAGGCGGGCACCACCGCGCTGCACGCCGCGCTGGTCCACCACCCCGAGCTGTACCTGTCGAAGGTGAAGGAGCCGAAGTACTTCCTGTCCGAGGGGCCGCCGCCCGCGCAGGGCGGCCCCGGCGACGCCCAGACCTACCAGGAGCACGTCTGGAAGCGCGCGGACTACGAGGCGCTGTTCGCGCCCGCCCCGCCCGGGACGCTGACCGGCGAGGCGACGCCGTTCTACCTCTACGACCTGGACGCCCAGGCCCGGATCAAGCGGACCGTCCCGGACGCGAAGCTGATCGTGGTGCTGCGGAACCCGGTCGATCGCGCGCACTCGAACTGGTACCACCTGTGGGCGGCGGGGCTGGAATCCGAGCGGGACTTCGTCACCGCCTGCGAACTGGAACCGGAGCGGAAGGCGGCCGGCTGGGCGCACTTCTGGCACTACCTCGGCCAGGGACGCTACGGCGAGCAGCTGCAGCACCTCTACACGCTGTTCGACGAGGAGCAAGTGCTGCTGATGCGGTACCGCGACCTGCGGGACGAACCGGTCGAAGCGCTGGACCGGGTCTGCGCGTTCCTCGGCGTCCGCACCGGCATCCTCGACGCGGTGCCGTCCGAGAACGTCACACCGTACGTGCCGGACACCCCGGTCAACGCCGTCCTCCGGACGCTGCTGCGCACCGGAGGCCGGCTCGGTCAACACTTCCCGGTTCCGCTGCGGCTGGCCGCACGGGGACCGCTGCTCACCGCACTCCACCGGCAGACCGGCCCGCGTCCCCGGCTGACGTTGCACGAACGCGCCACGATCTTGCCGTACTTCCACGAGGACATCGTCTTACTGGAGAAGGTGACCGGCGAGTCGTTCCAGGACTGGCTGGACGTCGAGAATCCGCCCCCGGCACACCGAAGGAGATAG
- the cysC gene encoding adenylyl-sulfate kinase: protein MPPASTPGTDHAPAALPSSAPGGATIWLTGLPSAGKTTVALAAAELLRADGRAVEVLDGDEIRAFLSADLGFSREDRGKQVARVGWIARLLARNGVLAFAPLVSPYAADRDALKAGSKAEGLAFLEVYAAAPVEVCAHRDVKGLYAGQRTGAVSGLTGVDAPYEIPTAPDLVLRTHEESVAASASRLVGLLAERGLA, encoded by the coding sequence ATGCCCCCAGCGTCCACTCCTGGCACCGACCATGCCCCCGCCGCTCTCCCCTCGAGCGCGCCCGGCGGCGCGACGATCTGGCTGACCGGTCTGCCCAGCGCGGGCAAGACCACGGTCGCGCTCGCCGCGGCCGAGCTGCTGCGTGCGGACGGCCGCGCGGTCGAGGTGCTCGACGGGGACGAGATCCGCGCATTCCTCTCGGCTGACCTGGGATTTTCCCGGGAGGACCGGGGCAAGCAGGTCGCTCGGGTGGGCTGGATCGCCCGGCTGCTCGCCCGCAACGGCGTCCTCGCGTTCGCGCCGCTGGTCTCCCCGTACGCGGCGGACCGCGACGCGCTCAAGGCCGGGTCGAAGGCTGAAGGACTCGCGTTCCTAGAGGTGTACGCCGCCGCCCCGGTCGAGGTCTGCGCCCACCGGGACGTGAAGGGCCTGTACGCCGGGCAGCGCACCGGCGCGGTCTCCGGGCTGACCGGCGTGGACGCACCGTACGAGATCCCCACCGCCCCCGACCTGGTGCTGCGCACGCACGAGGAGTCGGTCGCGGCCAGCGCGTCCCGGCTGGTCGGGTTGCTCGCCGAGCGGGGCCTGGCGTGA
- a CDS encoding sulfite exporter TauE/SafE family protein, which translates to MTRFLVFVLVGLGAQLVDGSLGMAFGVTATTLLLTSGVTAAVASASVHLAEIGTTLASGAAHWRFQNVDWKLVVRLGVPGAVGAFVGASLLSRLSTEVAEPWTSAILLVLGVYIVLRFATRAIDGQLSARPPLRKRALVPLGLTAGFIDATGGGGWGPVATSTLLSAKRTEPRKVIGSVDTSEFLVALFASFGFLLGLGNEAIDWAVVGGLLVGGVIAAPFAAWLVKHLPLPLLGTAAGGLLVLTNVRTLLKQTDVADAARLGIYAAIVAVVVALATYAYLRWRREGSRVGEESLEQAPSEPVGVAPQ; encoded by the coding sequence TTGACCCGTTTTCTCGTCTTCGTCCTGGTGGGTCTGGGCGCCCAACTGGTCGACGGTTCGCTCGGCATGGCGTTCGGCGTCACCGCGACCACGCTGCTGCTCACCAGCGGCGTCACGGCGGCGGTCGCGTCGGCGTCGGTACACCTCGCCGAGATCGGAACGACGCTCGCGTCCGGCGCGGCGCACTGGCGGTTCCAGAACGTCGACTGGAAGCTCGTCGTGCGCCTCGGCGTGCCGGGCGCGGTCGGCGCGTTCGTCGGGGCCTCGCTGCTGTCCCGGCTCTCCACCGAAGTGGCCGAGCCGTGGACGTCAGCGATCCTGCTGGTGCTCGGCGTCTACATCGTGCTGCGGTTCGCCACCAGGGCGATCGACGGTCAGCTGTCCGCGCGTCCGCCGCTGCGCAAGCGTGCGCTGGTGCCGCTCGGCCTGACCGCGGGTTTCATCGACGCCACCGGCGGCGGCGGGTGGGGACCGGTCGCCACCTCGACGCTGCTCTCGGCGAAGCGGACCGAGCCGCGGAAGGTCATCGGCTCGGTCGACACCAGCGAGTTCCTGGTCGCGCTGTTCGCCAGCTTCGGCTTCCTGCTCGGGCTCGGCAACGAGGCGATCGACTGGGCGGTGGTCGGCGGCCTGCTGGTCGGCGGTGTGATCGCGGCGCCGTTCGCGGCCTGGCTGGTGAAGCACCTGCCGCTGCCGCTGCTCGGCACCGCGGCCGGTGGGTTGCTCGTGCTGACCAACGTCCGGACGTTGTTGAAGCAGACCGACGTGGCGGACGCCGCCCGACTCGGGATCTACGCCGCGATCGTGGCGGTCGTGGTCGCGCTAGCGACCTATGCCTATCTGCGGTGGCGCCGCGAAGGCTCGCGCGTCGGCGAGGAGTCCCTCGAGCAGGCGCCGTCCGAGCCGGTGGGGGTGGCACCACAGTGA
- a CDS encoding putative leader peptide: MTHRTSRRPGQRVPLTQRRHIDLVRVATALCLVD; this comes from the coding sequence ATGACGCACCGCACGAGTCGACGCCCAGGTCAGCGGGTCCCGCTGACGCAGCGGCGCCACATCGACCTCGTGCGCGTCGCGACCGCACTCTGTCTGGTCGACTGA
- the cysD gene encoding sulfate adenylyltransferase subunit CysD: MSRVAGLIPGHSAPGALDLLEAEAIHVLREAAGQFDRPALLFSGGKDSAVLLHVATRAFGGAPLPFPLLHVDTGHNFAEVIDFRDRRTAETGTDLVVAHVEETIAAGRVSDVAQGQSRNALQSRTLLDAIEAHKFDALIGGARRDEEKARAKERVFSLRDAFGGWDPHRQRPELWRLYNGAHQPGENVRIFPLSNWTELDVWRYIARENIELPPLYYAHERDVVERDGMLLAITEWSSDADRAAAVRKKVRYRTVGDAISTGAVESDATDAEAVLTEVTLAEQSERGATRADDRTSDAAMEDRKREGYF, from the coding sequence GTGAGCCGGGTCGCCGGGCTGATCCCCGGTCACTCCGCTCCCGGCGCCCTCGACCTCCTGGAGGCCGAGGCCATCCACGTGCTGCGCGAGGCCGCCGGGCAGTTCGACCGGCCCGCGTTGCTGTTCAGCGGTGGCAAGGACTCCGCGGTGCTGCTGCACGTGGCCACCCGCGCGTTCGGTGGCGCGCCGCTGCCGTTCCCGTTGCTCCACGTCGACACCGGCCACAACTTCGCCGAGGTCATCGACTTCCGTGACCGGCGGACCGCCGAGACCGGCACCGACCTGGTCGTGGCCCACGTCGAGGAGACGATCGCCGCCGGCCGGGTTTCCGACGTTGCCCAGGGCCAGTCCCGCAACGCACTGCAGAGCCGGACGCTGCTCGACGCGATCGAGGCGCACAAGTTCGACGCGCTGATCGGTGGCGCCCGCCGGGACGAGGAGAAGGCGCGAGCCAAGGAGCGGGTGTTCTCGCTCCGGGACGCGTTCGGCGGCTGGGATCCGCACCGGCAGCGCCCCGAGCTCTGGCGTCTCTACAACGGCGCCCACCAGCCGGGGGAGAACGTCCGGATCTTCCCGCTCTCGAACTGGACCGAGCTCGACGTCTGGCGCTACATCGCGCGGGAGAACATCGAGCTCCCGCCGCTCTACTACGCCCACGAACGGGACGTCGTCGAGCGCGACGGCATGTTGCTCGCGATCACCGAGTGGTCCTCGGACGCCGATCGCGCAGCCGCGGTCCGCAAGAAAGTCCGCTACCGCACGGTCGGCGACGCGATCAGCACCGGCGCGGTCGAGAGCGACGCCACCGACGCGGAGGCTGTGCTGACCGAGGTGACGCTGGCCGAGCAGTCCGAGCGCGGCGCGACCCGCGCCGACGACCGGACCAGCGACGCCGCGATGGAGGACCGGAAGCGGGAGGGCTACTTCTGA
- a CDS encoding sulfate adenylyltransferase subunit 1 — protein sequence MTLLESPKRAAGATGLIRVATAGSVDDGKSTLVGRLLYDGKAVLADTLQAVSSASRARGAELDLSLLVDGLRSEREQGITIDVAHRYLSTEARDVVLVDCPGHVEYTRNTVTGMSSADVALLLVDVRNGLVEQTRRHAAVAALLRVPHLILAVNKIDLVDYDEDAFAQVVADAEAYAKEVGIAEVTAVPVSAKAGDNVTTRSEHTPWYTGPTLLELLASVEVPVRANAPLRLPVQWVARGDGPRRYTGTVASGIARPGDEVLVQPAGRRTRIVAVEDADGSLDAAGEGAAVAVTLADDLHVGRGELIVAADAPAEVLREFVADLAVVGERPVVAGDRVLVRHTGKLVRGLVREVTDTVDIDTGRRRPADRLETNDIGRATIAVAEPLAVDAYGHDRTTGAALLLAERTGDAIAAVLVRRLEERPLEERPLEEGPPEQRRPLEQGPLDQGENR from the coding sequence ATGACACTTCTCGAGTCCCCGAAGCGGGCGGCGGGCGCGACCGGCTTGATCCGGGTCGCCACCGCGGGTTCGGTCGACGACGGCAAGAGCACGCTGGTCGGCCGGCTGCTCTACGACGGCAAGGCGGTGCTGGCCGACACGCTGCAGGCGGTCTCCTCGGCCAGCCGGGCCCGCGGCGCAGAGCTCGACCTGTCGCTGCTGGTCGACGGGCTGCGCAGCGAGCGGGAGCAGGGCATCACGATCGACGTCGCCCACCGCTACCTCTCCACCGAGGCCAGGGACGTCGTCCTGGTCGACTGTCCCGGCCACGTCGAGTACACCCGCAACACCGTGACCGGCATGTCGTCGGCGGACGTGGCACTGTTGCTCGTCGACGTCCGCAACGGGCTGGTCGAGCAGACCCGGCGGCACGCCGCGGTCGCCGCGCTGCTCCGGGTGCCGCACCTGATCCTGGCGGTCAACAAGATCGACCTGGTCGACTACGACGAGGACGCGTTCGCGCAGGTCGTGGCCGACGCCGAGGCGTACGCGAAGGAGGTCGGCATCGCGGAGGTCACCGCGGTGCCGGTGAGCGCGAAGGCCGGCGACAACGTCACGACGAGGTCCGAGCACACGCCCTGGTACACCGGCCCGACGCTGCTCGAGCTGCTGGCCTCGGTGGAGGTGCCGGTCCGCGCGAACGCGCCGCTGCGGCTGCCGGTGCAGTGGGTCGCCCGCGGAGACGGCCCCCGCCGTTACACCGGCACGGTGGCGTCCGGGATCGCCCGCCCCGGTGACGAGGTGCTGGTGCAGCCGGCCGGCCGCCGCACCCGGATCGTCGCGGTCGAGGACGCCGACGGTTCGCTCGACGCCGCCGGTGAGGGTGCCGCGGTCGCGGTGACCCTGGCCGACGACCTGCACGTGGGCCGCGGTGAGCTGATCGTCGCGGCGGACGCACCGGCCGAGGTCCTGCGGGAGTTCGTCGCCGACCTGGCGGTGGTCGGGGAACGACCGGTCGTCGCCGGTGACCGCGTGCTCGTGCGGCACACCGGCAAGCTCGTCCGCGGCCTGGTCCGCGAGGTCACCGACACCGTCGACATCGACACCGGCCGGCGACGCCCGGCCGACCGCCTGGAGACCAACGACATCGGCCGGGCGACGATCGCCGTCGCCGAGCCGCTCGCCGTCGACGCGTACGGCCACGACCGGACGACCGGTGCCGCGCTGCTGCTCGCCGAGCGGACGGGCGACGCGATCGCCGCCGTACTGGTGCGCCGCCTCGAAGAGCGCCCCTTGGAAGAGCGCCCCCTCGAAGAGGGCCCCCCCGAACAGCGGCGCCCCCTCGAACAGGGTCCCCTCGATCAGGGAGAGAACCGTTGA